A window of Synechococcus sp. MEDNS5 contains these coding sequences:
- a CDS encoding DUF2062 domain-containing protein gives MGRMLTEARQRVQDALQWLWQQEGTPGQRARGLAAGIFCGCFPIFGFQTLLGIALASVVRGNHLLAAAGTWISNPFTYVPLYWFNFRVGSLVLGPGRPWPGFDAVRQEGFSDVGWSVLTRLALGSTITGAVCAALGWWLSLRWLQRAGS, from the coding sequence ATGGGCCGAATGCTGACGGAGGCACGCCAACGCGTGCAAGACGCGCTGCAGTGGCTGTGGCAACAGGAGGGCACACCCGGCCAACGCGCCCGTGGACTGGCTGCAGGGATCTTCTGCGGCTGCTTTCCGATCTTTGGCTTCCAAACACTTCTGGGTATTGCCCTGGCCAGTGTGGTGCGCGGCAATCACCTTCTGGCCGCAGCCGGGACCTGGATCAGCAATCCCTTCACCTACGTGCCCCTTTACTGGTTCAACTTCAGAGTGGGATCGCTGGTGCTGGGTCCGGGACGGCCCTGGCCAGGGTTCGACGCGGTGCGCCAGGAGGGCTTCAGCGACGTGGGTTGGAGCGTTCTGACCCGTCTGGCACTGGGCTCGACCATCACAGGTGCTGTCTGTGCCGCACTGGGCTGGTGGTTGAGCCTGCGCTGGCTGCAGCGCGCCGGGTCATGA
- a CDS encoding NCS2 family permease, giving the protein MAGFPLRLFGSWRPGDLDGFLALGLDNLIQILLILGLCRTVLGYPDSLLFAVILPATGISLLVGNLAYANQALQLARREQRDDCTALPYGINTISLLAYVFLVMLPVKLAALGSGLSETEAITRSWQAGVMACLGSGLIEVAGAFTVTRLQRWLPRAALLSTLAGIALGFLVLAFFLRTYSFPLIGLSSLAVILVGYFGRVRWPLPTGLSAVLIGAMLAWASGRIQLDHEAVRTAFAAVGLHLPTLQLSTLWQGRGELIPWLGIILPMGLFNVIGSLQNLESAAAAGDRYPARPALLIDGIGTLVAAVLGSCFPTTIYIGHPAWKALGARSGYSVLNGLVMASGCLLGLFGLMAEVIPIEAGMAIVLYVGLAVSAQAFQATPLRHAPAVVLGLLPGLAGWGAHLLKAGLRAGGAGTAEQPFGPDLVKTLAGADVWADGLFALEQGQIITAMLLAAMLVNVIEQRFLAAAAMSALASLLAWFGVIHAWTFSVSDTTLNLGWGTGQPWAIGYGAVTLVMLIAHWLPKQTEA; this is encoded by the coding sequence ATGGCTGGATTCCCGCTGCGCCTTTTCGGTAGCTGGCGGCCCGGCGACCTGGATGGCTTTCTCGCTCTGGGGCTCGACAACCTGATTCAGATCCTTCTGATCCTCGGGCTGTGCAGGACGGTGCTCGGTTATCCCGACAGCCTTCTTTTCGCTGTGATCCTGCCTGCGACAGGAATCAGCCTGCTGGTAGGCAATCTGGCTTACGCCAATCAGGCCCTTCAACTGGCCCGGCGAGAGCAGCGGGACGATTGCACGGCCCTGCCTTACGGCATCAACACCATCAGCCTGCTGGCCTACGTTTTTCTAGTGATGTTGCCCGTGAAGCTGGCTGCTCTCGGGAGTGGACTGAGCGAGACCGAAGCCATCACGCGCTCCTGGCAGGCAGGAGTGATGGCCTGCCTTGGATCCGGCCTGATCGAAGTTGCAGGAGCTTTCACGGTGACCCGCCTGCAGCGCTGGCTTCCTCGAGCGGCGCTGCTCTCCACTCTGGCGGGCATTGCGCTGGGCTTTCTCGTGTTGGCCTTTTTTCTGCGCACGTATTCCTTCCCATTGATCGGGCTGAGCAGCCTGGCAGTGATTCTCGTGGGCTATTTCGGCAGGGTTCGTTGGCCCCTACCCACGGGCCTGAGTGCCGTTCTGATCGGAGCGATGCTGGCGTGGGCAAGCGGCAGGATCCAGCTCGATCATGAGGCGGTCAGGACTGCCTTTGCTGCGGTAGGCCTTCACTTACCCACCCTTCAGCTCAGCACGCTCTGGCAGGGGCGTGGCGAGCTGATTCCCTGGCTTGGAATCATCCTGCCGATGGGGCTATTCAATGTGATCGGCTCCCTTCAGAATCTTGAAAGTGCGGCGGCGGCAGGGGATCGCTATCCCGCCAGGCCCGCCTTGCTGATTGACGGAATCGGAACCCTTGTCGCGGCCGTTTTGGGATCCTGTTTCCCCACCACGATCTACATCGGCCACCCCGCTTGGAAAGCCCTCGGTGCCCGGTCGGGATATTCGGTGCTGAATGGCCTGGTGATGGCCTCAGGCTGCCTGCTGGGTCTGTTTGGCCTCATGGCGGAAGTGATCCCCATCGAAGCGGGTATGGCGATTGTTTTGTATGTGGGTCTCGCCGTCAGCGCTCAGGCCTTCCAGGCCACTCCCCTGCGCCACGCGCCTGCGGTGGTGTTGGGCCTACTCCCTGGCCTTGCCGGCTGGGGAGCACACCTGTTGAAAGCTGGATTACGCGCCGGTGGTGCAGGCACAGCTGAACAACCGTTTGGCCCAGACCTCGTCAAGACCCTGGCCGGGGCTGATGTCTGGGCCGATGGACTCTTTGCACTGGAGCAAGGTCAGATCATCACCGCCATGCTCCTGGCCGCAATGCTCGTGAACGTCATCGAACAACGATTCCTCGCAGCAGCAGCCATGAGCGCTCTTGCATCCCTCCTTGCCTGGTTCGGAGTCATCCATGCCTGGACTTTCAGCGTGTCCGACACCACGCTCAATCTCGGTTGGGGCACGGGACAACCATGGGCAATCGGCTATGGAGCGGTCACCCTGGTGATGCTGATCGCCCACTGGCTCCCGAAACAGACTGAGGCGTGA
- the mnmE gene encoding tRNA uridine-5-carboxymethylaminomethyl(34) synthesis GTPase MnmE produces MQEINRDAQTIAAVATAVAPGQGGIAVIRLSGPQAQAAVQSVTRIPGHQSWESHQVLYGHVLAAASGERIDEVLVLLMLAPRSFTGEDVVEIHCHGGVIAVQRVLARVLEQPGVRRALPGEFSQRAVLNGRLDLTRAEAISDLVAARSQRAAQLAMAGVDGGIQKRITVLRERLLDQLSELEARVDFEEDLPPLDGADLLEELQMVRGELLQLVEDGQVGAALRNGLRVALVGRPNVGKSSLLNRLSRRERAIVTDLPGTTRDLLESEIVLEGVPITLLDTAGIRATSDAVERLGIARSHDALVSADLVLLLFDLSVGWTPDDEALRQRIPAAVPYLLVGNKLDLAGTDALARPNGSAVDIRLSASTGAGEAELVQAMLERCGALTDGSLLLSLNQRQGDLAQQAADALARSAQVAADGLPWDFWTIDLRQAIHSLGEITGEELTESVLDRIFSRFCIGK; encoded by the coding sequence ATGCAGGAGATCAACCGAGACGCGCAGACGATTGCCGCGGTGGCCACCGCGGTGGCTCCTGGACAGGGGGGGATCGCCGTGATTCGACTTTCCGGTCCCCAGGCTCAGGCCGCAGTGCAGTCCGTCACGCGCATTCCTGGCCACCAGTCCTGGGAGAGCCATCAGGTGCTTTACGGCCATGTGTTGGCGGCGGCAAGCGGTGAGCGGATTGATGAAGTGCTGGTGCTGTTGATGCTGGCGCCGCGCAGTTTCACAGGGGAGGACGTGGTGGAGATTCACTGCCACGGCGGGGTGATCGCCGTGCAACGGGTGCTGGCAAGGGTGCTTGAACAGCCCGGGGTGCGTCGCGCGCTTCCGGGAGAGTTCAGCCAGCGGGCTGTGCTCAACGGTCGCCTTGATCTCACCCGTGCGGAGGCCATCAGTGATCTGGTGGCGGCGCGCAGTCAGCGTGCTGCTCAGCTGGCGATGGCCGGCGTGGATGGGGGAATTCAGAAACGGATCACGGTCCTGCGTGAACGCCTGCTGGATCAGCTCAGCGAGTTGGAGGCCCGGGTGGATTTCGAGGAGGACCTGCCACCGCTGGATGGAGCGGACCTGCTCGAGGAGTTGCAGATGGTGCGTGGCGAGCTGTTGCAGCTGGTGGAGGACGGTCAGGTTGGTGCCGCTCTGCGCAATGGGCTGAGAGTGGCCTTGGTGGGACGTCCGAATGTGGGCAAGAGCTCCTTGCTCAATCGGCTCAGCCGTCGGGAGCGGGCGATCGTGACGGACCTGCCCGGCACTACCCGTGATCTGTTGGAGAGCGAGATCGTGCTGGAGGGGGTGCCGATCACCCTGCTCGATACCGCTGGCATCCGGGCGACGAGCGATGCGGTGGAGCGGCTCGGCATTGCCCGCAGTCACGACGCCCTGGTCAGTGCTGATCTGGTGCTGCTCCTCTTTGATCTGAGCGTGGGCTGGACGCCTGATGATGAAGCCCTTCGGCAACGCATCCCCGCCGCGGTGCCCTATCTGCTGGTGGGCAATAAGCTGGATCTTGCTGGCACGGATGCCCTCGCGCGGCCCAACGGCTCTGCTGTCGATATCCGTCTCAGTGCCAGCACCGGAGCTGGGGAGGCTGAGCTGGTGCAAGCCATGTTGGAGCGTTGTGGAGCCCTCACAGACGGCTCCCTGCTGCTGTCCCTGAACCAGCGCCAGGGTGATCTGGCTCAGCAGGCAGCCGATGCCCTGGCCCGCAGTGCGCAGGTGGCGGCCGACGGCTTGCCCTGGGACTTCTGGACGATCGATCTACGTCAGGCGATCCATAGCCTCGGTGAAATCACTGGGGAGGAGCTCACCGAATCGGTGCTCGATCGGATCTTCTCCCGTTTCTGTATCGGCAAGTGA
- a CDS encoding protein adenylyltransferase SelO family protein encodes MPMGASSKFSDSPSTATFRAFAERADYSLLNQLKADPQSTADGRDHRPRQVQSGHYVPVQPTPLPDPSYVAHSSALFNELGLSEALVDDDAFRRLFSGDHAAAADPMRPWGWATGYALSIYGTEYIQQCPFGTGNGYGDGRAISVFEGVFNDQRWEMQLKGGGPTPYCRGADGRAVLRSSVREFLAQEFMHALGVPTSRSLTLYVSQSETVARPWYSENSRSFDPDVMVSNAAAISTRVAPSFLRVGQIELFARRARSNAHPEARHELQLIVEHLIERNYRPDIDPGLPFQQQVIALARLFRERLTSLVAHWMRVGYCQGNFNSDNCAGGGYTLDYGPFGFCELFDPRFQPWTGGGTHFCFFNQPVAAETNYKMLWSSLRTLLDGDTQAQEELDALHDGFARAMQEDMEAMWSSKLGLTTYDETLVTELLQLLAATGADYCKAFRILSTLPRDVSELDPSFYVPCPDELAGRWQGWLRCWRSSLETQGDLHQTAERMQRINPAITWREWLIAPAYQRAELGDMSLIHELQAVFRDPYSSLPADLASHYDQLRPRELFNAGGLSHYSCSS; translated from the coding sequence ATGCCCATGGGAGCTAGCTCCAAATTCTCAGACTCACCATCCACCGCAACGTTCAGAGCGTTCGCAGAGAGAGCGGACTACTCGCTGCTGAACCAGTTGAAGGCGGATCCCCAGTCCACAGCGGACGGACGCGATCACCGACCCCGGCAGGTGCAGTCGGGCCACTACGTGCCGGTGCAGCCGACACCGCTCCCCGATCCCTCCTACGTCGCCCACAGTTCCGCCCTCTTCAATGAGCTTGGACTGAGTGAAGCGCTGGTTGATGACGATGCGTTTCGCAGGCTGTTTTCCGGAGATCACGCTGCGGCCGCCGATCCCATGCGTCCCTGGGGCTGGGCCACCGGTTATGCCCTGTCGATCTACGGCACCGAGTACATCCAGCAGTGTCCGTTCGGAACCGGCAACGGCTATGGCGACGGACGGGCCATCTCCGTCTTTGAGGGAGTGTTCAACGACCAGCGCTGGGAGATGCAACTCAAGGGCGGCGGACCGACGCCGTACTGCCGCGGCGCCGATGGCCGCGCCGTTCTGCGCTCAAGCGTGCGCGAATTCCTGGCCCAGGAGTTCATGCACGCCCTCGGTGTACCCACCTCCCGATCGCTGACGCTCTACGTCTCCCAATCCGAGACGGTGGCTAGGCCCTGGTACTCGGAGAACTCACGCTCCTTCGATCCGGACGTGATGGTGAGCAATGCCGCTGCGATCAGCACCCGCGTGGCCCCCTCCTTCCTGCGCGTGGGACAGATCGAACTGTTCGCCCGCCGTGCCCGCAGCAACGCCCACCCCGAAGCACGCCATGAGCTGCAGCTGATCGTGGAGCACCTGATCGAGAGAAACTACCGGCCTGACATTGATCCGGGCCTGCCCTTCCAGCAGCAGGTCATCGCATTGGCACGCCTCTTCCGCGAACGGCTCACATCGCTTGTCGCCCACTGGATGCGCGTCGGCTACTGCCAGGGCAACTTCAACAGCGACAACTGCGCCGGCGGCGGCTACACCCTCGATTACGGCCCCTTTGGATTCTGCGAACTGTTCGACCCGCGCTTCCAACCCTGGACCGGTGGCGGGACCCATTTCTGTTTCTTCAATCAGCCCGTGGCCGCAGAAACGAACTACAAGATGCTCTGGTCGTCCCTGCGCACGCTGCTGGATGGCGACACCCAGGCTCAGGAAGAGCTTGACGCGCTGCATGACGGTTTTGCCAGGGCGATGCAGGAGGACATGGAGGCGATGTGGAGCAGCAAGCTGGGCCTGACCACCTATGACGAAACCTTGGTGACGGAACTGTTGCAGCTGCTGGCAGCAACTGGAGCTGACTACTGCAAGGCCTTCCGCATCCTGTCGACGCTTCCCAGGGACGTCTCCGAGCTGGATCCCAGTTTCTATGTGCCCTGTCCTGACGAACTCGCCGGCCGATGGCAGGGCTGGCTGCGTTGCTGGCGCAGCAGCCTTGAAACCCAGGGTGACCTCCACCAGACGGCCGAGAGGATGCAGCGCATCAATCCAGCCATCACCTGGCGCGAATGGTTGATCGCTCCGGCCTATCAGCGAGCAGAGCTCGGAGACATGAGCCTCATCCATGAGCTGCAGGCGGTGTTCAGGGATCCGTACAGCTCACTACCAGCTGACCTGGCAAGCCATTACGACCAGCTGAGACCTCGAGAGCTCTTCAACGCCGGAGGGCTTTCGCACTACAGCTGCTCATCCTGA
- a CDS encoding asparaginase — protein MSVSSIPRLLLFGTGGTIAGTAPESTQLNRYAAGVIDAEGLLDALPELASLAEIRVEQIANVDSADLSFSHWRSLVERIRQSLADDPRLAGVVITHGTNTLEETAWLLQLLIDDPRPVVLVGAMRPASALSADGPLNLYQAVQVAVSAEARGRGVLVVMDGQIHSARQVSKRATQGVGAFHSSGRGPLGWVDDLGVHLPGMERNRLVPFAGLALPTYWPQVVILHGCVQPPEALISALLSAGVQGLVFTGTGAGQLSFVERDALVQWQGPRPLMLRANRCGMGPVHRCEDHAKLGLLPAGDLSPQKARVLLLLALMAGDDRDALAARLKTLSG, from the coding sequence GTGAGTGTATCCAGCATTCCTCGGCTCCTCCTGTTCGGCACCGGTGGCACCATCGCCGGAACAGCACCTGAGTCGACTCAGCTGAATCGCTATGCCGCGGGGGTGATCGATGCCGAGGGTCTGCTGGACGCCTTGCCGGAGTTGGCCTCACTCGCCGAGATCCGAGTGGAGCAGATCGCGAATGTGGACAGTGCCGACCTCAGTTTCAGCCACTGGCGCTCTCTGGTGGAACGGATCCGGCAGTCCCTGGCGGATGATCCTCGCCTCGCGGGCGTGGTGATCACCCATGGCACCAACACCCTGGAGGAGACGGCCTGGCTACTGCAACTTCTGATCGACGATCCCCGGCCTGTGGTGTTGGTGGGGGCCATGCGGCCTGCGTCCGCTCTCAGCGCCGATGGCCCCCTCAACCTTTACCAGGCTGTTCAGGTGGCCGTCAGTGCAGAAGCTCGTGGCCGCGGCGTGCTGGTGGTGATGGACGGACAGATTCACAGTGCCCGTCAGGTCAGCAAACGTGCCACCCAGGGGGTGGGTGCCTTTCACAGTTCAGGCCGAGGTCCCCTGGGCTGGGTGGATGATCTCGGTGTCCATCTGCCCGGAATGGAACGAAATCGACTGGTGCCTTTCGCCGGACTGGCGCTTCCGACGTACTGGCCACAGGTGGTGATCCTGCATGGATGCGTGCAGCCTCCGGAGGCGCTGATTTCAGCGTTGCTCTCTGCTGGGGTGCAGGGTCTGGTCTTCACAGGCACTGGAGCTGGGCAGCTGTCGTTTGTGGAGCGGGATGCCCTTGTGCAGTGGCAGGGTCCCCGGCCCTTGATGCTCCGCGCCAACCGTTGCGGGATGGGACCTGTGCACCGCTGTGAGGACCACGCCAAGCTTGGTTTGCTTCCCGCGGGTGATCTCAGTCCTCAGAAGGCGCGGGTGCTGTTGCTGTTGGCGTTGATGGCGGGAGACGATCGCGATGCCTTGGCGGCACGGCTCAAAACACTCTCAGGATGA
- the nadC gene encoding carboxylating nicotinate-nucleotide diphosphorylase, whose product MVVPLPITPQLQRQLEAWLLEDLGRGDLTAPALQGCHGAAHWIAKADGQFCGGVFLEPLVCALDPLAQVRLLVAEGERVASGKRVLEVEGAATALVAVERTALNLAMRLSGIATATAALVAGLDGTGVRLADTRKTTPGLRQLEKYAVRCGGGINHRLGLDDAAMLKENHLAWAGGVEAAITAVRASAPWPARVIVEAETEAEAMAAVQAGADGVLLDEFSPEELATLVPRLRDQARGRDHAAPVVLEASGIHPDALAAYAATGIDLISTSAPVTRSSWLDLSMRFAGAAG is encoded by the coding sequence ATGGTGGTTCCCTTGCCGATCACTCCCCAGCTCCAACGGCAGCTGGAGGCCTGGTTGCTGGAGGATCTCGGCCGCGGCGATCTCACAGCTCCAGCACTTCAGGGGTGCCATGGAGCGGCTCATTGGATCGCCAAAGCAGACGGACAGTTCTGCGGTGGGGTGTTTCTCGAACCCTTGGTGTGTGCGCTTGATCCGTTGGCCCAGGTACGGCTGCTGGTGGCTGAAGGAGAGCGGGTCGCGTCAGGGAAGCGTGTGCTGGAGGTGGAGGGTGCGGCCACGGCCCTGGTTGCTGTTGAGCGCACGGCCCTGAACCTGGCCATGCGGCTGTCGGGCATCGCCACGGCCACGGCAGCCTTGGTGGCTGGGCTGGATGGAACCGGTGTGCGGCTCGCGGATACCCGTAAAACAACGCCTGGCCTGCGGCAGCTCGAGAAGTACGCCGTGCGCTGCGGAGGCGGGATCAATCATCGGCTCGGCCTGGATGATGCCGCAATGCTCAAGGAGAACCACCTGGCCTGGGCCGGTGGCGTGGAGGCGGCAATCACTGCGGTGAGGGCCTCTGCGCCTTGGCCGGCCCGGGTGATCGTTGAAGCGGAAACCGAGGCTGAGGCGATGGCCGCGGTGCAGGCAGGAGCTGATGGTGTGCTGCTTGATGAGTTCAGCCCGGAGGAGCTGGCGACGCTGGTGCCGAGACTGCGGGACCAAGCGCGCGGCCGTGATCATGCTGCACCTGTGGTGCTGGAGGCTTCGGGGATTCATCCGGATGCCCTTGCTGCCTATGCCGCCACCGGCATCGATCTGATCTCCACCAGTGCGCCGGTCACCCGCAGCAGCTGGCTCGATCTGAGCATGCGCTTTGCCGGCGCCGCGGGATGA
- the argS gene encoding arginine--tRNA ligase, with product MLRIAHCLDLQLRAAMDRAFPEQAAAARQSSQPLDPQLAPASKPEFGDFQANGALPLAKPLKQAPRQIATAIVEQLQADPDFSALCLEPQIAGPGFINLTVRPERLAAEVAGRLGDPRLGVPAVEQPAPVVVDFSSPNIAKEMHVGHLRSTIIGDSLARVLEFRGHPVLRLNHVGDWGTQFGMLITHLKQVAPDALETADAVDLGDLVAFYREAKKRFDDDEAFQTTSRDEVVKLQGGDPVSLKAWGLLCDQSRREFQKIYDRLDIRLNERGESFYNPFLPGVIDGLKDAELLVTDDGAQCVFLEGVQGKDGKPLPVIVRKSDGGFNYATTDLAAIRYRFGAAPEGDDARRVIYVTDAGQANHFAGVFQVAQRAGWIPEGARLEHVPFGLVQGEDGKKLKTRSGDTVRLRDLLDEAVERAEVDLRSRLKEEERSESEEFIHHVAATVGLAAVKYADLSQNRITNYQFSFDRMLALQGNTAPYLLYAVVRIAGIARKGGDLEVSTAQLQFSEPQEWALVRELLKFDAVIAEVEEELLPNRLCNYLFELSQVFNRFYDQVPVLKADAEALPSRLALCRLTADTLKSGLGLLGIPTLDRM from the coding sequence ATGCTGCGCATCGCCCATTGTCTGGATCTTCAGCTGCGTGCGGCAATGGACCGGGCGTTTCCGGAGCAGGCAGCGGCCGCCCGACAGTCGTCCCAACCGCTCGACCCCCAGCTGGCCCCAGCCAGTAAGCCGGAGTTCGGTGATTTCCAGGCCAATGGAGCCTTGCCCCTGGCCAAACCTCTGAAGCAGGCTCCGCGGCAAATCGCCACGGCGATTGTGGAGCAGCTCCAGGCCGACCCCGACTTCAGCGCTCTCTGCCTGGAACCTCAGATTGCCGGCCCTGGGTTCATCAACCTCACGGTCCGTCCGGAGCGATTGGCGGCGGAGGTGGCTGGCCGTCTGGGAGATCCACGGCTCGGTGTACCAGCGGTGGAGCAGCCGGCCCCGGTGGTGGTGGACTTCTCCAGTCCCAACATCGCTAAGGAGATGCATGTGGGGCATCTGCGTTCCACGATCATCGGCGACTCCCTGGCGCGGGTGCTGGAGTTTCGCGGCCATCCCGTGCTGCGCCTCAACCATGTGGGCGACTGGGGAACCCAGTTCGGCATGCTGATTACCCATCTCAAGCAGGTCGCCCCGGACGCGCTAGAGACCGCCGATGCGGTGGATCTGGGCGATCTGGTGGCCTTCTACCGCGAGGCCAAAAAGCGCTTCGACGATGACGAAGCGTTCCAGACCACCTCCCGCGATGAGGTGGTGAAGCTGCAGGGGGGTGATCCGGTGTCGCTTAAGGCCTGGGGCCTGCTCTGCGATCAGTCGCGGCGCGAGTTCCAGAAGATCTACGACAGGCTCGACATTCGCCTCAACGAGCGCGGCGAGTCGTTTTACAACCCCTTCCTGCCCGGGGTGATTGATGGGCTGAAGGACGCCGAGCTGCTGGTCACCGACGACGGTGCTCAGTGCGTCTTCCTCGAGGGCGTTCAGGGCAAAGACGGCAAGCCCCTGCCGGTGATCGTGCGTAAAAGCGACGGCGGCTTCAATTACGCCACTACTGACCTGGCGGCGATTCGCTACCGCTTTGGCGCCGCACCGGAAGGGGATGACGCCCGCCGGGTGATTTATGTGACCGATGCCGGCCAGGCCAATCATTTCGCTGGTGTGTTCCAGGTGGCCCAGCGGGCCGGTTGGATTCCGGAAGGCGCTCGCCTCGAGCATGTGCCCTTCGGGCTGGTGCAAGGGGAGGACGGCAAGAAGCTCAAGACCCGCTCCGGCGACACGGTGCGGTTGCGGGATCTGCTCGATGAAGCGGTGGAGCGGGCCGAAGTCGACCTGCGCTCGCGTCTGAAGGAGGAGGAGCGCAGCGAGTCCGAGGAGTTCATTCACCACGTCGCCGCCACCGTGGGCCTGGCGGCAGTGAAATATGCCGACCTCAGCCAGAACCGGATCACCAACTACCAGTTCTCCTTCGACCGGATGTTGGCGTTGCAGGGCAATACGGCTCCTTACCTGTTGTATGCGGTGGTACGCATCGCCGGCATTGCCCGCAAGGGCGGTGACCTGGAGGTGTCGACGGCACAGCTGCAGTTCAGCGAGCCCCAGGAATGGGCCCTCGTGCGGGAGCTGCTCAAGTTCGATGCGGTGATTGCCGAAGTGGAGGAAGAGCTTTTGCCCAACCGCCTCTGCAACTACCTGTTCGAGCTCAGCCAGGTGTTCAACCGCTTCTACGACCAGGTGCCGGTGCTCAAGGCTGACGCGGAGGCCCTCCCCTCCCGGTTGGCGCTCTGCCGGCTTACCGCCGACACGCTCAAATCGGGCCTCGGCCTTCTGGGCATTCCCACCCTGGACCGCATGTGA
- the def gene encoding peptide deformylase, translated as MTIRAVLRLGHPALRQRAREIQGEVFGTQRLQTLIDDLLETKAARSGAGLAAPQIDEPWRVVVVGMGANPRYPQAPPVPERVLINPEITPLSNATTAGWEGCLSVPGLRGEVERWQRIRLAWRDSNGCSHQEELEGFHARVVQHECDHLDGVLFPDRLRDPTAFGFEAELLSDGRIP; from the coding sequence ATGACCATCCGCGCCGTGCTCAGGCTTGGCCACCCGGCCCTGCGCCAACGAGCCCGTGAAATCCAGGGTGAGGTGTTCGGAACCCAGCGGCTGCAAACACTGATCGACGACCTCCTCGAAACGAAAGCAGCCCGTTCCGGCGCCGGGCTGGCTGCTCCGCAGATCGATGAGCCCTGGCGGGTGGTGGTGGTGGGCATGGGGGCCAACCCCCGTTACCCCCAGGCACCGCCAGTGCCGGAGCGGGTGCTGATCAACCCCGAGATCACACCGCTGAGCAACGCAACCACCGCCGGTTGGGAAGGCTGCCTCAGTGTGCCAGGGCTGCGCGGCGAGGTGGAGCGCTGGCAGCGGATCCGCCTCGCCTGGCGCGATTCGAACGGTTGCTCTCATCAGGAAGAGCTGGAAGGATTCCATGCCCGTGTGGTGCAACACGAATGCGACCACCTCGATGGCGTGCTGTTCCCGGATCGGTTGCGCGATCCCACGGCCTTTGGATTTGAAGCCGAGCTGCTGTCGGACGGACGGATCCCCTGA